A segment of the Serratia fonticola genome:
GGACTGGCAAACCTCCACTATCGCTGGCCCCTTTCGTACCGTTTTCTGGGGTATGATACGCACCCCAGCGGAACAACGAGATATGAAACAGATTGAGGCCGCCACTGCCGAACTGGAACAACATTTCGCTATCGTCGAACAAACGTTGGCTAACCAACCCTATCTCTCTGGGGAGGCATTTGGCTTCGGGGATATCCCGCTAGGCAGCTTTATTTATGGCTGGTTTGAAATGCCGATCAAGCGCCAACCACGCCCACATATGGAACGTTGGTATCAACAGCTTTGCGCACGCCCCGCTTACCAGAGTGCCGTGATGACGCCACTCACCTGATAACGCTTCGCCCTCCGGGGCCCTGGGTACATGGAGGTACACTCAAGGATGTCTTATTTTTATTTGCAGGTCCGTAAGGACCATTTAACGTTGAAAAGCCTGGACACCCAGAAAATCGCCACCGGCACTGCGGCTTTCAGCACCCAGCGGCTGCTGATCGGCCAGTTCTTTATTGCCGAGTTCTGCTTGTATAACCTGGTTCCGCAGGTTTTTCCCGGCTTTATCAACCAGCTAAAACGCCGTCATCTCCGTTCCGACCTGGTGGTTCATGCGATGGAGATGCTGGAAGGCGGAGTCAGCCAGGTAGAACAACGGATCCTGGAGGAATTTGTCGTGGTAAGCTTTGGCAAAGCCTATAGCACAGTCTATGCCGATCCGCAGGGGCTAAGTGATGAATCTGTAAGACGAATTATTCAGATGAAAACCAGAGAAGTCGTTACCGCAGCCGACCTCAAACTAACCTGACGCGCTGACCGGGCGCGAAAAGCGCCCTACCCGCTCAGCCTGATATTTCGCCCCCCTGAGTCAATCAACTCACAGAGTTTAACGTACCCATTGGCCTCGCGCTTTAATCGAAATTTCAATATGTTGCATTTTGCATTAACTGTGCTTAAGTTAATTGATTGTCCGAGGAGGAACGATGAATATCACCATCACAGATGCGCTACAGGCGGAAGATAGCGAAGAAATCAGCAACCACCTGATGGCTTACAACCGTAAGTTCGTCGGTGAGATCCTGAATAAAAAAATCGGCGTCTTTATGCTGGACGATAACGGCAGTAAAGTGGCCGGATTAACTGGCAGCACCGTGGGCAGTTGGTTAAGCATCGATCTTTTATGGGTTTCGGAGTCTTTGCGGGGGGAAGGTGTCGGCAGCAAGATAATCAAAGCGGCAGAGCAGCAGGCGCTAGCCGCCGGGTGCCGATTCGCTCGGGTAGATACCTTCAGCTTCCAGGCTCGGCCGTTCTACGAAAAAATGGGCTATCAATTGCAGATGACGCTACACAATTACCCAGTAGAACACGAACGTTATTTCTTTACCAAAACCCTTACTGACTGACAGGTAGTTCAATGGAAACCCAAACGATGGTGG
Coding sequences within it:
- a CDS encoding glutathione S-transferase family protein, yielding MLTIWGRENSNNVRKALWCATELGLNFTHINAGGAYGKVNEQPYRSLNPNGLVPLLQDGDFVLWESNTIVRYLAAKFGQSPFFPQDLQARAAAEKWMDWQTSTIAGPFRTVFWGMIRTPAEQRDMKQIEAATAELEQHFAIVEQTLANQPYLSGEAFGFGDIPLGSFIYGWFEMPIKRQPRPHMERWYQQLCARPAYQSAVMTPLT
- a CDS encoding GNAT family N-acetyltransferase, which translates into the protein MNITITDALQAEDSEEISNHLMAYNRKFVGEILNKKIGVFMLDDNGSKVAGLTGSTVGSWLSIDLLWVSESLRGEGVGSKIIKAAEQQALAAGCRFARVDTFSFQARPFYEKMGYQLQMTLHNYPVEHERYFFTKTLTD
- a CDS encoding YjaA family stress response protein, whose product is MSYFYLQVRKDHLTLKSLDTQKIATGTAAFSTQRLLIGQFFIAEFCLYNLVPQVFPGFINQLKRRHLRSDLVVHAMEMLEGGVSQVEQRILEEFVVVSFGKAYSTVYADPQGLSDESVRRIIQMKTREVVTAADLKLT